One segment of Solanum lycopersicum chromosome 1, SLM_r2.1 DNA contains the following:
- the GRAS24 gene encoding GRAS family protein, which produces MKGMPLPFEFEGKGVLELDVLFNKDSILNSWSNHNTSKESSSCCYFVNSPSAVLDTIRSPRPINSSSTLSSSLGGGGGGGGTASTDTAGGGVAAVSANPSSKWQQQQQDNTTATSSNVGAESELQQVQPPSSLEMGAAATGGDKCAMEEWEGGLSESVMASPCQEQSILRWIMGDVDDPSMANLNKVLQVSGTGDYEFNGGFGVVDQGFGVDPVGQIGSFMPAISSSVSMSSSSFPTNRMNSDKIGLVSNPPTNLPQNPIFPSLSNNLGPIAFGQTQQQPFESTDLKPHAFNSQFLINQHQTQIPQNPSFLLPLPFAQQEQNLALPPQAKRHNPGTMGGLEPGSQISKGLFLDAGHQQPTPSQGLAHQLQLLPHFRPGAMGTKPKMVGEEMAQFHQLQQQQQQQQQAIIDQLFKAAELVQTGNPVLAQGILARLNHQLSPIGKPFYRAAFYCKEALQLLLHANTNNLNPSMASSPFSLIFKIGAYKSFSEISPVAQFANFTCNQALLEVLDGFERIHIVDFDIGYGGQWASLMQELALRSGGAPTLKITALASPSTHDQLELGLTRENLIHFASEINMAFEFEILSIDSLNSTSWSLPPLVSENEAIAVNLPVSSLSSYQLSLPLVLRFVKQLSPRIVVSVDRGCDRTDLPFPNHVIQALQSYSNLLESLDAVNVNFDALQKIERFLLQPGIERIVMGRFRSPEKTQHWRSLFLSSGFAPLSLSNFTESQAECVVKRTPVRGFHVEKRQSSLVLCWQRKELISASAWRC; this is translated from the coding sequence ATGAAGGGGATGCCCTTACCCTTTGAATTTGAGGGGAAGGGGGTGTTAGAATTAGACGTTTTGTTCAATAAAGATAGTATCTTGAATTCTTGGAGTAACCACAATACCAGCAAAGAAAGTAGTAGTTGTTGTTACTTTGTAAATAGTCCAAGTGCTGTCCTGGATACTATAAGGAGTCCAAGGCCTATTAATTCCTCTTCAACACTGTCTTCATCTttgggtggtggtggtggtggtggaggcACTGCTTCCACAGACACTGCAGGAGGAGGTGTGGCGGCAGTTTCTGCAAACCCATCTTCTAAAtggcagcagcagcagcaagaCAATACTACTGCTACAAGCTCCAATGTGGGAGCTGAATCTGAGCTTCAACAAGTTCAACCCCCATCTTCTCTTGAGATGGGTGCTGCTGCCACGGGAGGGGATAAATGTGCTATGGAGGAGTGGGAAGGAGGGTTATCAGAGTCCGTAATGGCTTCACCTTGCCAAGAACAGTCTATACTAAGGTGGATCATGGGAGATGTCGATGACCCATCCATGGCTAACTTGAATAAGGTGTTGCAGGTTAGTGGTACAGGGGACTATGAATTCAATGGAGGATTTGGGGTTGTGGATCAAGGTTTTGGTGTAGACCCAGTTGGCCAAATTGGTAGTTTTATGCCTGCAATTAGCTCATCTGTTTCTATGTCAAGTTCAAGTTTTCCTACCAACAGAATGAACAGTGACAAGATTGGCTTGGTTTCTAACCCACCCACAAATCTCCCTCAAAATCCAATCTTTCCTTCATTGTCTAACAATCTTGGGCCAATTGCATTTGGCCAGACACAGCAACAGCCGTTTGAGAGCACTGATTTGAAGCCTCATGCTTTCAATTCACAGTTCTTGATAAACCAGCACCAAACACAGATTCCTCAGAACCCATCGTTTCTTTTGCCACTACCATTTGCACAACAGGAACAAAATCTTGCCTTGCCACCGCAGGCGAAACGACACAACCCCGGGACCATGGGAGGGCTTGAACCGGGCTCTCAGATCTCCAAAGGATTGTTTCTAGATGCAGGGCACCAGCAGCCAACACCATCTCAGGGGCTTGCTCATCAGCTCCAGCTACTTCCCCATTTTAGGCCAGGAGCAATGGGGACAAAGCCAAAGATGGTgggggaagaaatggctcagtttcatcaactacaacaacagcagcagcagcaacaacaagcGATTATTGACCAGCTATTCAAAGCTGCAGAGCTGGTCCAGACAGGGAATCCGGTACTCGCGCAAGGGATATTGGCGCGGCTCAATCACCAGCTCTCTCCAATTGGTAAGCCTTTCTATAGGGCTGCTTTTTATTGCAAGGAAGCTTTACAATTGCTACTCCATGCCAACACCAACAACTTGAACCCATCAATGGCCTCTTCGCCTTTTAGTCTCATTTTCAAGATTGGTGCCTATAAGTCCTTCTCTGAGATCTCACCAGTTGCACAGTTTGCTAATTTTACTTGTAACCAAGCCCTGCTTGAGGTCTTGGATGGGTTTGAAAGAATTCATATTGTAGATTTCGATATCGGTTATGGCGGGCAATGGGCCTCCCTTATGCAAGAGCTTGCCTTGAGAAGTGGTGGCGCACCTACTTTGAAAATAACTGCATTAGCCTCACCATCCACACATGACCAGCTAGAGCTTGGACTCACCAGAGAAAATTTGATCCATTTTGCTAGTGAAATCAATATGGCATTTGAGTTTGAAATTTTAAGCATTGATTCTTTAAATTCAACGTCATGGTCACTGCCTCCTTTAGTCTCAGAGAATGAGGCAATTGCTGTCAATCTTCCAGTTAGCTCGCTTTCGAGCTATCAGTTGTCCCTTCCATTGGTTCTTCGTTTTGTGAAGCAGTTGTCACCTAGGATTGTGGTTTCTGTGGATAGAGGTTGTGACCGGACTGATCTACCATTTCCAAACCATGTAATTCAAGCCCTTCAGTCCTACTCAAATCTTCTTGAGTCACTAGATGCTGTAAATGTGAATTTCGATGCCCTCCAAAAGATTGAAAGGTTCTTGCTCCAACCAGGAATTGAAAGAATTGTAATGGGTCGTTTTCGATCCCCTGAAAAGACGCAGCATTGGAGGTCACTGTTTTTGTCATCTGGATTCGCCCCATTATCTCTCAGCAATTTTACAGAATCACAGGCCGAGTGTGTAGTCAAGAGGACTCCTGTTAGAGGTTTCCATGTGGAGAAGAGGCAGTCTTCACTTGTTCTCTGCTGGCAGCGGAAGGAGCTCATCTCAGCTTCAGCTTGGAGGTGCTGA